Sequence from the Fictibacillus arsenicus genome:
AACTTGATAAAATAATTCGTCATGCAATAATGTAATTAAAACGCTTACATGAAAGGGGAAAAAGATGCAGAAGTATTTTCAGATTGTACTAGCATTCATTTTTATGGTTTCAATTGTGTTTCCAACTCAGGCAGAGGCAGCAGAAACTCAAACCTCTCTAGTCAACCTCGACCACCTGGATTTTTTAAATGAAGAGATCACGATTGAGGGTAAAGAGATGCTAATTACACACATCTATTCTGAGTATCCCAATTACGAATGGGTGGATGATGCGGACGAAGGCATTGCTTGTGTAGATGATGTGGCACGGGCAGCTGTTGTGTATTTGAATCATTACGAACAAACAAAGAAAAAGGCATCCCTAGAAAAAGCTAAGAAAGCTTTAAACTTTGTCATGTACATGCAAGCTGATGACGGGGAATTTTATAACTTTATTTTTGACGACTATTCAATTAACACAGACGGTCCGACTAGCAAGAAGTCTTTTGACTGGTGGGCAGCTAGAGCGATGTGGTCAATTGGCCATGGCTATAAAGTATTTTCCGAAACGGATCCTGCTTATGCAAAAGAGTTAAAGGAAAGCTTCTTACTAGCGAACAATGCCTTACAAAAGAAAGTGGACGAAAAGTACGAAGAGTATAACATCGTTAACGGCTACAAGGTTCCAGCTTGGATCGGCGGTTTTGACGCGATGTCCAATGCTTTGCTTGGTCTCTCAGAATATTATGAGGTGCAAAAAGATCCGGTAGTAAAAGATTCTATGTTAAAGCTCGGAAAAGGATTATCGGAGTACCAATTCGGATCCTACACAAAATATCCGTTCGGGGCTCACCTGGACTGGGACGGCTCCCCTACTCTTTGGCATGCTTGGGGCAGCGGACAATCTATGGCTCTTGCTAAAGCTGGTAATCTACTAAACAAAGAAGAATGGATCGAATCAGCACAGCAAGAAGCCGATCAGCTTTTCACTCACATCCTCGTGAAAGGCATGATTAAAGAGATGGCACCAACACCAACAAAGGACGAGCAGATCGCATACGGCGTGAACATGCTGACGCAAGCTTTCACTGAACTTTACCATGCAACAAACGAGAAAAAATACGCACAATATGCGGGGATCGCTGCCTCTTGGTACACAGGCAACAATGACGCGAACTTCCAGATGTACGATCCGGAAACTGGCAGAGGGTATGACGGATTAAACGGAGTAACCGGAAAAGTGAATATGAACTCAGGCGCGGAGTCAACGATTGAAGCGTTGATGTCAATTCAAGCCATTCAACAACTACCTGAAGCCATGGACACGTTTAACGTAAAAACAAAAGAACGACACACATCAACCATCCATGAAGCTGAAACGTTCACTACAAAAAGCGGCAGTCCGGTCATCGAAACACCAGAAAGCGCATGGACTGGCGACGCACTTTTCAGCAACAAAATTGTAAAATTAAATAACGGAGACACGATTCAAAAGGAAGTTAACATTGATAAACAAGGCTTGTACCTCATCTATGGTGCACTAGAAAAAGCACCATCATTAGGCGGCGAGCTAAAACTAGATTTAAAGATTGATGGCCGTAAAGTAAGTTCAACAGACGTTTCTGCTGCGAACAAGTACCTTACTCTAGTAAACTTGAACAAAGTAAACTATTTATCTACCGGTAAGCACACCATTACATTAACAGCGAAGACTCCATACAACGAAACACTCACTTTAGATAATGTTGTGGTGCAGCCGGTGAATGAGTATGCGGTGTTTGAAGATGAAAGCAACCAAACTGTTAAGCTTGAGAGAAATCTAGTTCAAGGTAAGAACTTAATTCGATAGGATTACAAAAAGACCGATTTAACTCGGTCTTTTCCTATGTTTTATTAAAATTTGTTTCTTAGATTTTGTATTTTTTCCTTCGTTTCTTCTTTATATATGTAACAGAAAAGTATAAACGGGATTAGAAGGCATAATAGTAGGAAAGGCGTTATTACTTGATCTAAAATAAGGTATAACACCCCTATTTCTTCTACACTACTATTCTCTTCTTCAATTTCAATATTGCTCTCTTCTCTACCTTGTTTAAAACCTTCTTCAAAGGCTTTTTTCAAGGTATTACTCTTCTCAATTTCTAAAGGGAATTTAATTTTATCCATTTCAAGTCCATAAGAATAGCCTTTTGTAAAAGCTATTTCTTCTTGTACTTTAATTTCAGCATTGTATCTAAGTCCTGCATAATCTTTTACATTTTGCGGCAGATCTGTCGGAGGTTAAAATATTTAAATTGTTTTGCGGTTTCGTAAGCAAGATTCCCCCACTTTGTATTTAGAGCATTATTAAAACCGCGCTCAAAAGCATCTTTTAACTCCGGCTGATTATATTCTGCCGGTAAAACGAGATCATCCGTTTTCTCACCCAATGCATATCCGGCTTTTGAAGCTTCGTCTTTTTTCATTTCAAACTTTTTATTTCTATAAGCTTCTTCATATCCTTGTTTATACGCATTATATTCTGCCTTTGTAAATTCACTAGTTTTAGGTTTTAGTTGATTAACTCCTGTTTCAGCTGCTAAAAAGCCATCACTTCCACCTATATTATTAAGATTTAATAAGAGCTCTTCTTGATCCTGTTCATAATCATTTACGAAATTATGGTCAACGTCCTTATCCCTTTTAGGTTCAGGAGTTGATTTCCGAACAGGATTAGAGGAAGAACTATCACTAGATCCATTATGACAATGATAGACTCCAGTAGAATGATTAGTATGGCACCCGCTCCCATCTGTTCTGCCACTATGAGCATATCCTTCCGTATAAGTTATTAGAAATGTAACTCCTACTACTAATAAAAATGAAACAATTATTTTTGCTTTCATTATGACGTACTCCTATTATTTCCGTTATCATAAAAGGTGCCCTTTTAATAACGGCACCTTTTGAAAATATATTAATCTCTTCTCAAATACCCTCCACCATGATTCTCATCACGATTGATGGAAGTATTTCCATCTCCATCTCGATAATAACCGTTTACATAAGTACCATCTTCTCTCATGTACCCTTCTACGTAATGTGGTTTTACAAAATGAACTCCATTCCCAAAGTCTAATAAGAACGGCTTAAACTGATGTTTGTAGCAATATTTCAAAGGATCATTGTAGTTAAAGCACTCATGTTCCCCGTTGTAATTTGAAAAGGTATTATGATCAAGCTGATGGATCGGCTCTGTAATTAGCTCTGTTGAGTTACTTTTGAAATCTTGATCAAAAGAATTTGAAATATCAATACTATTTGAATCCCAATCACTCATATCTTACTTCCTCCTTAGTGTTATTACTTTACTCCTGCATCAATCTTTTTAAAGTGACCCTCTAACATAATACTTAATTCTTTTAGCTCTTTTTGATAGGTAACCACTTTGTTTGTTTCATCTTGTTTTTTATTCATTTCTTCATTTAAAAGGTGCTCATATGACTGTATCGCTCGGTTAAAGTGATCTAAGGCATCATTTTTTATGGTATTTACTTGATTATGAATGAATGTATCTAAGTTCCGATGAAGTTCCTCTAGCAGAACATTTATTTGTCCTTCAACAGCAAGGAGGAGCTCCGGCTTTAGGTTCTGCAACTGTTTTTCGGCTACTTTTTGTGACAAAAAGGGCATTCCAGCCATACCTACTAAAGGGATGAAAAAAGGTCCACCTAATAATATTGCAACGGTGCTTACTCCACCCATAATAAGACCAGCTTTTACGTTAGCGTTCCCACTGGTCATGTTTAATACAGGGATATCCGTTTCATAAGAGAGCTGACTCTGTCTAGAATGATTCATTTGAATTCTTTGGTTAAAGGATGAAGATAGCCCTTTTTCCACTTCATTATGTAATTTCATTAGAAGACTCTGAATGTGTTCTCCATATTGGTCTACCCAATTCTTAAACTGACTTTTGATGGAGACAGGTATTTGAGATTCTACTAAATTCTTTATATCTGCACCTTGAAAGAGTTCAACTTTTGCCTTTATATCTTCTTTTAGTTTTTCTCCAAAGTAGTTGAGCGACTTATAGGTCATGAATTTAATATCATCTTCTTGTTCATATAAGTAATTTTGAATTTGCACTTCCCAAGCTGATTGATTATCTAAAAAATTCCGAACGGATTGAAGATGTTCTTGTAATTCCTCAATGGACTGGTTGGTAAGGTGCAAAGCTGTTTCTATTTCTTTTTGCAGATTTCCTGCAATCACCTCTAAACGAAAATGAAATCGTTCTAATTTTTCTTTGCTTTGTACACCCGATTCCATTCTCCTTTTCAGCTCTTCTTCAATTTCTAAAATACCCGAGTACTCTATCAATTCTTTATCATTTCTAACCTTGCCTTGGAGTGCTTCTTTTGCCGACAAAGGATATACTGGGACATTAGGAAAACCTGTTACATTCTCGATTCGACGTTTCATAAATTCATAGACTTCATCATATTCGTCATCTTCCACTGAATCTGAAAAGTTCCCAATAAAAATTGTACGATCCAAACCATTTTTCAGAAGATTTTCTTCTATGAATAGTTTTTCTGTTTTCTTTATGGCACTAGTCATTGGAGTCAAAAACAATACAACGTCTGCCCGTGGGATGAACTGATAAGTAATGGATGAGCGATGTTCGTTCAAGTCATTTACCCCAGGTGTGTCTACTAATACAACACCCTCTTTAATGAGCTTTGAATCCGTAAACACTTTAATGAATTGGATGTCATCTGGATCAAAGTCAGCTTCAGCCGTATAATTTTTCAGTTCTTCCAATGAAAGTTCTTTCTTTTCTACATCACCATTCGTTTTTACGATATGAATCTCGTTTTTGTTGCTTTGAAAGATTGCATTAATGGTTGCTGTTGTTGGCGTAACATCTCTTGGCATAATATCTTTGCCTAACAACGCATTGATGAAAGTAGATTTACCGTGTTTAAATTCACCCACTACAACAACCGTATAATAATCGTTCGTTATATCTTCTTTTAATTGCTGGATTGTCTTGCATTGAGAACTTTCCGGCAACAAATTTAATACCGTTTCTTGCAATTCCACAATTTTTTTATACAAGTTATCTTTTTCTAATGAATAATTCATGTGAATATCTCAACCTTTTCTTCATGTGTTTTCTGGTCTAACTCATTAAAATAGTGGTTGATACGAGTTTTTATTTGTACTAAACGAATTTCTCTGCGTTCCAATAAATCTAGTTTTTGCTGCAGTTGAATGCCTTCTAAACGAGTACTATCGAGTAAAACTTGAAGCTGTTGCTCCATCTGCTGAACGTTTTCATTGATAATCCCTTCATATTGTTCATTCACCGACTTAACCATGCCTTTCCACTCACTCTTAAATGTTGCTCGTTTCTTTTTGCTAGAATCCTCAAACTTAAGCATCAGTTGACGTTTATACTTCATTTTTTCATTATCACCTGTTAACCAAGAGATAAAAGAAGAAACTGCTCCTAACACACTCGTTGCTACATACCCTGCACCAATCGCCAGTTTGCCGATAAAGCTGTTACTTTGCTCCCATGCCTGATCCAAACTTTCATACATCTCGTCAAATATTGAAGGTGAATAACTTGTTTCATAAGAAGATGCATCCACCAATGCAAGTGCATGCTCTTGATTAGCACCGTTAGGAAGATGAATGTGCAGAAGATCTTTCTCAAGTTTTAGCCACTGTTCATTTACTTTATTACTCTGATTTTCGACTACTGTCTTTGCAGATTCAGTCATTCGTTTAATTTTTTCTTTATGCAAATCTCTTTCTAATGGCGCAATGGTTTGTTCTATTGTTTGCTTTATGGATTGGATATCTAAATAGTTAAACTGCTCATATGTTTTCATGGCTTGATTCGCAATTTTTTGCAATTCACTTTCATACCATTTTGTTATTTCTAGTTCTTGTCTGCTCAGTTGTATATTAATGTTCTGAAGAGATTCTTTTCCCACAGCATGTATAGCCGAAAGTTTTGGTTTGAAAGCTTCTACCTTTTCTTTCAAGCCAACTTTCTTTTGAGAAAGTGTGTTCTTTTCAAATTTGATCTTCTTCTCTAATACTTCATTTATTAATTTTTCTGCTCTTTTTATAGGACGCTGCAACTTCACTTTTCCCCGCTCATATTGAAGAAACTCAGACAAGCTTCTTTCAAGTTCAGGTATCCCCGTTGATTCAAGATCCCAAATTTTTATCGGTCTTCCTCTTCTACCTTTAATTTCTTCACCCTGACTTGATCGTTTCGCATTTAAAGCCTGCAAAGCGGATATCATGATATTCTTGGTTCTTTCAAGATGTTTTTTAGGTTGTCATAGGCGTATTTTTGAACCTTTTCTATTGCTTCTGGGCTTTCTAATTCATCTTTAAAATTTACTACAATAAATACTTTTTGAATATCATTGCTTAATAAGCGGTCCCTAAGAAAGCTTAACTCGGATTCAGACAGTATTTTTCGAGCTGACAAAAGAAAGATGGCAGCATCTGATCGTGGGATGATACTATTTGTTATTTTCTCGCGTGCTTCATCCAGGTCGTTTGTGCCTGGGGTATCAATTAATGTCACACCACCCTTACAAAAAGAAAGGGGATGGCCAATTTCAGCACTTTGAATCTGTTTTAGTGTATCTGCTTGCTTTT
This genomic interval carries:
- a CDS encoding dynamin family protein, with product MNYSLEKDNLYKKIVELQETVLNLLPESSQCKTIQQLKEDITNDYYTVVVVGEFKHGKSTFINALLGKDIMPRDVTPTTATINAIFQSNKNEIHIVKTNGDVEKKELSLEELKNYTAEADFDPDDIQFIKVFTDSKLIKEGVVLVDTPGVNDLNEHRSSITYQFIPRADVVLFLTPMTSAIKKTEKLFIEENLLKNGLDRTIFIGNFSDSVEDDEYDEVYEFMKRRIENVTGFPNVPVYPLSAKEALQGKVRNDKELIEYSGILEIEEELKRRMESGVQSKEKLERFHFRLEVIAGNLQKEIETALHLTNQSIEELQEHLQSVRNFLDNQSAWEVQIQNYLYEQEDDIKFMTYKSLNYFGEKLKEDIKAKVELFQGADIKNLVESQIPVSIKSQFKNWVDQYGEHIQSLLMKLHNEVEKGLSSSFNQRIQMNHSRQSQLSYETDIPVLNMTSGNANVKAGLIMGGVSTVAILLGGPFFIPLVGMAGMPFLSQKVAEKQLQNLKPELLLAVEGQINVLLEELHRNLDTFIHNQVNTIKNDALDHFNRAIQSYEHLLNEEMNKKQDETNKVVTYQKELKELSIMLEGHFKKIDAGVK
- a CDS encoding YHYH domain-containing protein gives rise to the protein MKAKIIVSFLLVVGVTFLITYTEGYAHSGRTDGSGCHTNHSTGVYHCHNGSSDSSSSNPVRKSTPEPKRDKDVDHNFVNDYEQDQEELLLNLNNIGGSDGFLAAETGVNQLKPKTSEFTKAEYNAYKQGYEEAYRNKKFEMKKDEASKAGYALGEKTDDLVLPAEYNQPELKDAFERGFNNALNTKWGNLAYETAKQFKYFNLRQICRKM